One Cytobacillus sp. IB215665 genomic window, CTATATTAGCAGATTCAACCAACTTAATTCAAGTTTAATTTAAAATAAAATCAATTATAATTCTAATTTGAATCAAATGAATAAGAAGTAAAAATTATTGATTCAAAATTAATTCATTTTCAATTCAAGTTTGATTCATTAGGATTTGAAGGGTATGAGGGAAACCGTTTACAAAATTGCCTATTGCAATCTATCCAGTAGAGGTATAAACTAGAAAACAAGTACATAAGAAACGGAAATGTAAAAAGAACCTTCTCTTCGACTGTTATAAAGTGCTACCAACACTTTACAACGGTTAAACCGTACTAGCCTACGGTAAAACACTTTTGCCAAAAAGAAAGTTCTTCATAATTAACTTTATTAGATATATCATTATATATTCTACTATTTTTAGTTATGAAATTCAAGACTTTTCAGGGACAAATGTTTTGCCAATTTACGAGATTTTTCTCGTATTGTACGGATGGCGAATGCATTTGTTCTTTTTCGTTCCCCGAAAAGAAAGGGACGAGTATTAATGCTACTTAACGGAAGAATCGAAGAATTTCAACGCTACAGCAACTTTAAGAGCTTAAAAGACTTCAACAACAACATTGAAATGTTCTTATCCATATACAAAAAAGAGTTTACAAAATCAGAGTTTATAGCCTTTAATCGCTTGCGAAAATACTGTGCTAAGGTTATCGGTGTCGCTAATGCTAGTATTAAGACAGTTTTAGCTGGGATCCAGGACAAAGATACCGCAGCAGGAGTAAGTGAGTCTACTTTTAAACGTATGAAACGCAAGGCTGTGAAACTAGGAATATTAACTATCGAACCAACACAAAGGAACAATAAATCTCAGTCTACTAACCTTTGGATATTCAATCGATTTGTTTCAAATTCTAATAAAATTGACCCCCCACCTACTAGTGGAGAGGGGCGAAAAAAGCCGGAACAAAAGGAAAAAGTTGTTGATCAATTGGCCCCCCTTGAAACTGGCCATTCTATCTATACTAATCTTCATAATATTAATAATCATTTAAATACCAGGTCATTTAAGTACATAAAGTTTGTCCCTAAAATTGTAAACCAAAAATATGCATCACTTTTTCAGCATGATCTGAGAAAAATATGGACAAGAGTCACAAGTGCATGTAAACAAGCGAAAAGAACTTTTAGTGATGTCCGTATCAGCAAGACAGATAAAAATGAAATTGGATTGGTAGCAATTGATTCATTATATCGATATATTGTTGAACGTAACAAAAAGAATGAAACTATGCCACTTGATGAACAATGCAGCATAGTATATTCGGTGACGTTTTCTCAAATAGAACAGCTTAAAGTTTGCCAGGATCCGATATTTCAGGATGTAAACAAAGAAAAATTATTGAATGATGAAAAACATAGTTTAATCGTTAAAATGCTAGAGTGATAGTACCTATAAACGTTGATTTAACAATGTTTTTTAAGGTGTCAAGGTAAAACAACAAAATATAAGTATGTTGATACTTTTGAAGAAAACGGGAGTATTTGAGAGCATTAACGGTCTGAGACTCTCCAAACCACGTCTCAGGGCAGAAGAAAAATTTTACAGCGTATGTTAGGGTTTTTGTAAGAAAAATGTAAATAGAAAATATTTTGTGGCCACAGAATTATAATTACAACATTTACCAAAATAGAATTTTTAAAATGTTTGCAATTCTTTTGGTAGAGGCGTAAAATTATAGCTATATAAGCGTTTACAAAAAATGGACAAATTTGTAACTTTATAGTTTATAAGTTAAAAAACTTGCAATTTTTTCTAGTAACCGAACGTGCAAAATGATATAATACGAACATAAACACGAACGTTTGTTTGTATAAAAGAATAAAATTAAAGCCGTCACCTTTCCCTGGACAGTTAAGGTGACAGCAGCGTATCCTATCTCTCTAAAGCACTAGGATACTCTTCATACTATATCAAAAATAAGCAATGTTTTCCATATATTTTTGACGTATGCAAGAGTGTTAATCCTTGGAAAAGTGATAGGGATTAACTTTTTTTATTGGGAGGAAAACAAATGTCAACAAACACCTCCACCTTAGATTTTGGCACAGAATTTCAAAAATTAATTAGAAAATACGGGATAACTCAAAAAAAATTATCGGAACAATTTGGGATGAAACAAAGCACACTTTCAAGAGTGTTAAAAGGTAGTAGAGGCGGTGACTTTGAAAAGATATACAAGATTGTAAAGTATGTGGCTACCCTTTCACCTAAAATTAAAGTAGAAAAATTAATGCTGCTTTACATTCGAGATTTAACAAATTATGATAATGTTAAGGTGGCAATGGAGTACTGCGATACTCATAACTTCCTAGGCCAGTTGCAAAAATTATGTGAGTATTTTTGGTCAAAGGCCAAAGAATCGAATGAGTTAAAAGCGTGGGCTGACCTGTACAATCTGAGCATTCAAAGAAAACTAGGTAAGATTTCATTAACAGATTGGTATAATAAGCTCATGGAAATAGAGCCATCTTGTAAAGAATCTGAGATATATCGCTCACTAAGGGCTCTTGAGCATCTGAATCAAGAACAAAATTATAGAGAAATATCCGATAACATGAAGATGTTGCAAGAAAATATTAGCCATGTTGAAAATACATATATACGTTTTTCCTTTGGGATCCGTTTAGGA contains:
- a CDS encoding AimR family lysis-lysogeny pheromone receptor is translated as MSTNTSTLDFGTEFQKLIRKYGITQKKLSEQFGMKQSTLSRVLKGSRGGDFEKIYKIVKYVATLSPKIKVEKLMLLYIRDLTNYDNVKVAMEYCDTHNFLGQLQKLCEYFWSKAKESNELKAWADLYNLSIQRKLGKISLTDWYNKLMEIEPSCKESEIYRSLRALEHLNQEQNYREISDNMKMLQENISHVENTYIRFSFGIRLGEFLQAIYVRSGKFDEAEELALQTLGFSIGKGFDAFATITLAERNIQDKSKIDIAIQHFEKAIEIYEEMNRLSVASLFVKRIELIKLLHSVDIPLEDIKHKQNIAFKHILDGNTAHGMKLLDELDIEEGKQEAIRDFMRGKATGDRGFYWKALSTFMKRNDRLYGYFPMKELLKLGEHENGVLGLYNIYETERGEQ